The following proteins come from a genomic window of Gallalistipes aquisgranensis:
- a CDS encoding DUF5017 domain-containing protein yields the protein MKTIGYCIMFASLWAAASLFQGCDKSDDISAPGLSVRVAPGTWHAGDAVRFELSGGADFIRFYSGEKGNDYAFADRDRVYETQAVKMFFTTQLQNGSQFNNLKVKCSTDFSGDYTPAGIDAATWTDISDRFDLAHSLSTTRTPSGEVDIYDLFPKDGGELYLAYEYVIKAPVRDHGQRTNALIYDFELTTVTTEKESVLSNHVGAGWTFVRYAGFETEKDNVLTQNTERLVFSCAGNPTVDKNAWAISKGFGVEAVTNLGPDWGVPVKAFSDTDVVSYEHVFEEPGTYEAVFVASNVFGRERKESVVKVTVNIEE from the coding sequence ATGAAAACAATCGGATATTGCATTATGTTCGCGTCGCTGTGGGCTGCGGCCTCCCTGTTCCAGGGGTGCGACAAGTCGGACGATATTTCGGCACCGGGCCTTTCGGTGCGGGTGGCGCCGGGGACCTGGCATGCGGGCGACGCCGTACGGTTCGAACTCTCGGGCGGGGCGGATTTCATCCGTTTCTACTCGGGCGAGAAGGGGAACGACTATGCCTTCGCCGACCGCGACCGGGTGTACGAGACACAGGCCGTGAAGATGTTCTTCACGACCCAGCTGCAGAACGGCAGTCAGTTCAACAATCTGAAGGTGAAGTGTTCCACCGATTTTTCGGGCGATTATACGCCGGCGGGGATCGACGCGGCGACCTGGACGGACATTTCCGACCGGTTCGACTTGGCGCATTCGCTCTCCACGACCCGGACGCCTTCGGGGGAGGTGGATATTTATGATCTTTTCCCGAAAGACGGGGGCGAACTCTACCTCGCTTACGAGTACGTTATCAAGGCGCCGGTCAGGGATCACGGGCAGCGGACCAATGCGCTCATCTACGATTTCGAGCTGACGACCGTCACTACGGAGAAGGAGAGCGTGCTTTCGAACCATGTAGGGGCCGGGTGGACGTTCGTGCGGTACGCAGGATTCGAGACGGAAAAGGATAATGTGCTGACCCAGAATACGGAACGGCTGGTATTCAGTTGTGCCGGAAACCCGACCGTGGACAAGAACGCCTGGGCGATCAGCAAAGGGTTCGGCGTGGAGGCCGTGACCAATCTGGGCCCCGACTGGGGTGTCCCGGTCAAGGCGTTTTCGGATACGGACGTCGTCTCCTACGAGCATGTGTTCGAGGAGCCGGGAACGTACGAAGCGGTGTTCGTGGCTTCGAACGTCTTCGGGCGCGAACGGAAAGAGAGCGTCGTCAAGGTGACCGTAAACATTGAGGAATAA
- a CDS encoding RagB/SusD family nutrient uptake outer membrane protein — MKKNNRFIKRFLPVLTLCGLLSACEFLETEPHDTFTPQGFYKTEEQVNTALYGVYRALANNMLYGANMQGIMGLSADLGYESYNRDQFTVGYNYVVSTDSRILSYWQYLYICISRANLLLENLDRAPMDETVRDNVRGEALFLRAYAYFMLVNKFRNVPLILHSAPSAEPEYTQVPQADPEKVYEQIVSDMETAAGLVVPAEGLYGGGKINRSAVWGTLARVCLTMAGEPLKRTDMYAKAEMYAKKVIDCGTHRLNPDYQQVFINYSQDKYDIAESIWEIEYWGDNTVYYCAAMVGRNTGIPSPAGSSIGFCQGFLRATAYLYELYDGDDVRRDWCIGSFTYDRNTLEKIPTAAAQKWLRYCAKFRREYEKGSPKQNNATPINFPVLRYSDVLLMYAEAHFNNDQALAEEDDEALECFNQVRRRGHGLDPETASEEVDYVYSGKENFMQELRDERARELAFELLRKDDLVRWGIYYDQMQYVKGTVPRNYTEAMLYFNQVEPKGVMWPIPSYEMGVNRKLVQNTGW; from the coding sequence ATGAAAAAGAACAACCGCTTCATAAAACGTTTTTTGCCGGTTCTGACGCTCTGCGGCCTGCTGTCCGCCTGCGAATTCCTCGAAACGGAACCGCACGACACCTTTACCCCGCAGGGGTTCTACAAAACCGAGGAACAGGTGAACACGGCCCTGTACGGGGTGTACCGGGCGCTGGCCAACAACATGCTCTACGGAGCCAACATGCAGGGCATCATGGGGCTGAGCGCCGACCTGGGGTACGAATCCTACAACCGCGACCAGTTTACCGTGGGGTACAACTACGTGGTGTCGACCGACAGCCGTATCCTCTCCTACTGGCAGTATCTCTACATCTGCATCAGCCGGGCCAATCTGCTGCTGGAGAATCTCGACCGGGCCCCGATGGACGAGACCGTGCGCGACAATGTCCGGGGCGAGGCCCTCTTTCTGCGGGCCTATGCCTACTTCATGCTGGTGAACAAATTCCGCAACGTGCCGCTGATCCTGCACTCGGCGCCCAGTGCCGAACCCGAATACACGCAGGTGCCGCAGGCCGATCCGGAGAAGGTGTACGAGCAGATCGTCTCCGACATGGAGACGGCGGCCGGGCTGGTCGTGCCGGCCGAGGGACTCTACGGCGGGGGAAAGATCAACCGGTCCGCCGTGTGGGGGACGCTGGCGCGGGTCTGCCTGACGATGGCGGGCGAACCGCTGAAGCGCACCGATATGTATGCCAAGGCGGAGATGTACGCGAAGAAGGTGATCGACTGCGGAACACACAGGCTCAATCCCGACTATCAGCAGGTCTTCATCAATTACAGCCAGGACAAGTACGATATTGCGGAAAGTATCTGGGAGATCGAATACTGGGGTGACAATACGGTCTATTACTGTGCCGCCATGGTGGGCCGCAATACGGGCATTCCTTCGCCGGCGGGCTCCTCGATCGGCTTCTGCCAGGGGTTCCTGCGGGCGACGGCCTATCTGTACGAACTCTACGACGGAGACGACGTGCGCCGGGACTGGTGTATCGGCAGTTTCACCTACGACAGGAATACGCTTGAGAAGATTCCCACGGCCGCCGCGCAGAAATGGCTGCGCTACTGTGCCAAATTCCGGCGCGAGTACGAGAAAGGATCTCCGAAGCAGAACAATGCCACGCCGATCAACTTTCCGGTGCTCCGCTACTCCGATGTGCTGCTGATGTATGCCGAAGCGCATTTCAACAACGACCAGGCGCTGGCCGAGGAGGATGACGAGGCGCTCGAGTGTTTCAACCAGGTGCGGCGCCGGGGACACGGGCTCGATCCGGAGACGGCCAGCGAAGAGGTCGACTACGTATATTCGGGCAAGGAGAACTTCATGCAGGAGCTGCGCGACGAGCGGGCCCGCGAACTGGCTTTCGAGCTGCTTCGCAAGGACGACCTGGTGCGGTGGGGCATCTATTACGACCAGATGCAGTACGTGAAGGGTACCGTGCCGCGCAACTATACGGAGGCCATGCTCTATTTCAATCAGGTCGAGCCAAAGGGCGTGATGTGGCCGATTCCCTCCTACGAGATGGGTGTGAACAGAAAACTGGTACAAAATACGGGTTGGTAA